In Lachancea thermotolerans CBS 6340 chromosome H complete sequence, a single genomic region encodes these proteins:
- the AIP5 gene encoding Aip5p (some similarities with uniprot|P43597 Saccharomyces cerevisiae YFR016C Hypothetical ORF), translating to MDGIEDFMLTQDQPTTSEDKATMPLSPPEEQASQRPESHAAAVAPAPDHKTCAGEPQRTIEAAGALASGGENEAIEVEETNVDSDNNSRLRTKPSDLGRGHQDGDAAVAEAVAEPSPNIELGASAQGSIDAHADEVPKHEEPSALNPVGETPDRKPQRKQSLKREEHSKDESEHEGPDETSAGSRVASCGEIAKKNYQGGATIKGGERSGAAPLKAESKPNNNRNGRVPDKKDEADKTDDADLKNGTLIERKKNNAGLDEDLQPAGTDAAAENLEKASGEIKEDASGKCEKGAESADEDASVIEQQTQTQSANKAVGSGAAADSTPDLRGSAKGEEREEHERALDGGDAPNAHDTVEAREPANGELAMGEEAVELTSAEPTETAEAVEPTSAEPTETAEQAEEAEHPAQRAESRGAELSHRPKTSDVRESREPEVPEAGDAELVGRKEAHAAQQDDEGLAGRDGQAAHALQDKQGIQATIALQGEHENPAGAAGLASDADPSEQKHNDRANLGAETAAAQTENPEPNKARGTDRPETLRHTERKEATCTDPAQTTQCDSGSAVLGAAAASRNRDAQQPGFRAATHTKDKEDEDATTEDQAQETGPEANSDLISDLLSELHLEPQPDPRSHVVAQTEPEAGLDHNKQTQASRPKQSPTASSSADQSSDPENQLNATDGAADDVAFDADGSAEPPAARVSAANSESASPAQSSTSEPAAVPSGSNTPPTHVKPGPAVPESINNDQRAEVTKQDVPDAEHQQTSVDSSGNHAKSGPAPAHPDAPSPLSAARDSDAPAQSQSRALADEIDDLLRGLEASSGVADKSSAEKGAARSPSVGGDKNKSISAISAISDILASEPVYLYTSLAGGGFHMPSRTNRLAHILSANRVDFSYRDLGTDDEARRVWKRFGRGRSLPAVVRGRDDIIGNWEEMDQANEDYRVRELIYETL from the coding sequence ATGGATGGGATTGAGGATTTCATGCTGACGCAGGATCAACCCACCACGAGTGAGGACAAGGCCACTATGCCCTTATCGCCGCCGGAAGAGCAGGCGAGCCAGAGGCCGGAAAGCCACGCGGCTGCTGTCGCGCCTGCGCCGGACCACAAGACGTGCGCCGGGGAGCCCCAGCGCACGATTGAGGCGGCGGGCGCGCTTGCGAGTGGCGGCGAGAACGAGGCCATAGAGGTCGAGGAAACTAACGTAGATAGTGATAATAATTCAAGACTACGCACCAAACCCAGCGACTTGGGGCGCGGCCATCAGGATGGCGATGCGGCGGTAGCAGAGGCGGTTGCCGAGCCAAGTCCAAACATTGAGCTTGGGGCCTCCGCGCAGGGCTCTATTGACGCCCACGCGGACGAAGTCCCGAAGCACGAGGAGCCTTCTGCGTTGAACCCGGTGGGTGAAACCCCGGATCGCAAGCcgcaaagaaaacagagCCTCAAGCGCGAAGAGCACAGCAAAGACGAAAGCGAGCACGAAGGCCCTGACGAGACAAGCGCAGGCAGCCGGGTTGCAAGTTGCGGAGAAAtcgcaaaaaaaaattacCAGGGCGGAGCAACTATTAAAGGTGGGGAAAGAAGCGGCGCCGCGCCGTTGAAAGCTGAGAGCAAGCCGAACAACAACCGCAACGGTCGGGTGCCAGATAAAAAGGACGAAGCGGACAAAACGGATGACGCGGACTTAAAGAATGGAACTCTGATTGAGcgcaagaaaaacaacGCAGGCCTTGACGAGGACCTACAGCCCGCAGGGACCGACGCAGCAGCCGAGAACTTGGAAAAGGCGAGCGGGGAGATCAAAGAAGATGCGTCCGGGAAGTGCGAGAAAGGAGCCGAGAGCGCTGATGAGGATGCTAGCGTGATAGAGCAGCAAACGCAGACACAGAGCGCGAACAAGGCGGTGGGAAGCGGAGCTGCAGCAGATAGCACCCCGGATTTGCGGGGAAGTGCTAAGGGCGAGGAGCGCGAGGAGCATGAGAGAGCTCTGGACGGCGGAGACGCGCCAAACGCTCATGACACCGTCGAGGCCCGCGAGCCGGCAAACGGAGAGCTAGCTATGGGAGAAGAAGCCGTCGAGCTAACCAGCGCAGAGCCCACGGAAACCGCAGAAGCCGTCGAGCCAACCAGCGCAGAGCCCACGGAAACCGCAGAGCAAGCGGAGGAGGCCGAGCACCCTGCACAGCGCGCCGAGAGCCGGGGCGCGGAATTGAGCCACaggccaaaaacttctgaCGTTCGCGAGTCTCGCGAGCCAGAGGTCCCAGAAGCAGGAGACGCTGAGTTGGTGGGTCGTAAAGAAGCGCACGCCGCCCAACAAGATGACGAGGGATTAGCCGGGCGAGACGGCCAAGCCGCACACGCCCTGCAGGATAAGCAAGGTATCCAGGCGACAATTGCCCTGCAAGGTGAGCACGAAAACCCCGCAGGGGCCGCCGGCCTTGCAAGTGACGCAGATCCCAGCGAGCAGAAGCACAACGACCGCGCCAATCTCGGCGCGGAAACCGCTGCCGCGCAAACCGAAAACCCCGAGCCCAACAAAGCGCGCGGTACCGACCGGCCAGAGACCCTGCGTCATACCGAACGCAAGGAGGCGACCTGCACCGACCCAGCCCAGACTACACAGTGCGACTCCGGATCTGCCGTACtcggcgccgccgcggctTCTAGAAACCGTGACGCCCAGCAACCAGGATTCCGTGCAGCGACGCATACCAAGGACaaggaggacgaggacgcTACTACGGAGGATCAAGCGCAAGAAACAGGCCCGGAGGCGAACTCGGACCTTATTTCGGACCTTCTCTCCGAGCTTCACCTAGAGCCGCAGCCAGACCCCCGCTCGCATGTTGTCGCCCAGACGGAACCTGAGGCCGGCCTAGACCACAACAAACAAACCCAAGCTTCCCGCCCAAAGCAGAGCCCAACAGCGTCCTCGTCCGCAGATCAATCCAGCGATCCGGAAAACCAGCTTAATGCCACAGACGGTGCCGCAGACGATGTCGCATTTGACGCAGACGGCTCTGCAGAGCCGCCCGCTGCCAGGGTTTCTGCAGCAAACTCCGAGTCTGCCTCACCAGCACAATCTAGCACCTCAGAGCCAGCCGCGGTGCCTTCTGGCTCTAACACGCCCCCTACACACGTCAAGCCCGGGCCGGCTGTTCCGGAGAGTATAAATAATGATCAGCGCGCAGAAGTCACGAAGCAGGACGTGCCCGACGCAGAACACCAACAAACCAGCGTCGACTCCAGTGGCAACCACGCAAAGTCCGGGCCAGCTCCCGCACACCCAGACGCGCCCTCGCCGCTGAGCGCTGCGCGCGACTCTGACGCGCCTGCGCAGTCACAATCGCGTGCCTTGGCCGACGAGATCGACGATTTGCTACGCGGTCTAGAAGCCAGCAGCGGCGTGGCTGACAAAAGCTCAGCCGAAAAAGGGGCCGCGCGCAGCCCCTCCGTCGGCGGTGACAAGAACAAATCCATCTCCGCCATCTCCGCCATCTCCGATATTCTCGCGTCGGAGCCCGTTTACCTCTACACATCGCTTGCGGGCGGCGGCTTCCACATGCCGTCCCGCACCAACCGCCTAGCTCATATTCTCAGTGCAAACCGCGTGGATTTCAGCTACCGTGACCTAGGCACAGACGACGAGGCGCGCCGCGTGTGGAAACGGTTTGGTCGCGGCCGCAGCCTTCCAGCCGTTGTTCGCGGGCGCGACGACATCATAGGCAACTGGGAGGAGATGGACCAGGCCAATGAGGATTACCGGGTTCGCGAGCTCATCTACGAAACGCTGTAG
- a CDS encoding uncharacterized protein (weakly similar to uniprot|Q06146 Saccharomyces cerevisiae YLR257W Hypothetical ORF) yields MERSSTPSLVGVSVRSINDSNNPDFKGNRGPSVAEARSSPQLLEKIHSSTQLNKLSSAYTTVDELNREGALLTDDNDVDLDKVVQGDTEGASGRRKVLLRRKKNNSSSSKMPSSSSLSVSSMMSPSRSRSSLVTSTDPVHDHASEGEARAGAATADNEDRIRNSYGEFIPNRSHRPHLAGGESYQSTQNDSTGEDADAERPGRSSKREDASRGYLRSLSRSLSRDPQKKAHDQEQEDARMYSTNNYRISQLDLENAPHVIKEEIEEEQDQGALMDDEGNEEYSEPLRESASKQLDNDKLQEGDH; encoded by the coding sequence ATGGAAAGATCAAGTACGCCCTCCCTAGTCGGCGTTTCGGTGAGAAGCATCAACGACTCCAACAACCCCGATTTCAAAGGGAATCGGGGCCCCAGCGTGGCGGAGGCTAGGTCGTCGCCACAGCTCCTGGAAAAGATCCACTCGTCCAcgcagctcaacaagctgagCTCGGCTTACACCACGGTGGACGAGTTGAACCGCGAGGGCGCGTTGCTGACGGACGACAACGACGTGGACCTCGACAAGGTGGTCCAGGGCGACACAGAGGGGGCCAGCGGCCGGCGGAAGGTGCTTCtcaggagaaagaagaacaacagcagcagcagcaagatgccgtcgtcatcgtcgcTGTCCGTTTCATCGATGATGTCGCcctcgcgctcgcgctcgtCGCTAGTGACATCCACAGACCCAGTCCACGACCATGCCAGTGAAGGCGAGGCGCGCGCAGGCGCGGCCACCGCGGACAACGAGGACCGCATCAGAAACTCCTACGGCGAGTTCATCCCCAACCGGTCGCACAGGCCGCATCTCGCGGGCGGCGAGTCGTACCAAAGCACTCAGAACGACAGCACCGGCGAGGACGCGGACGCAGAGAGGCCCGGGAGAAGCTCCAAGAGGGAGGACGCCTCCCGCGGCTACCTCAGGTCTCTGTCGCGCTCCCTGAGTCGCGACCCGCAGAAGAAGGCCCACGACCAGGAGCAGGAGGACGCCCGGATGTATAGCACGAACAACTACCGGATTTCGCAGCTCGACCTGGAGAACGCTCCTCACGtgatcaaagaagaaatcgaagaagaacaagatcaGGGAGCTTTAATGGACGATGAAGGGAACGAGGAATACAGCGAGCCACTGCGCGAATCAGCATCGAAACAGCTCGACAATGACAAACTCCAAGAGGGCGACCATTAG
- the AIM14 gene encoding putative metalloreductase (similar to uniprot|P53109 Saccharomyces cerevisiae YGL160W Hypothetical ORF) gives MAMTLLPRHGKTHLANIPYGYYTATVSLIFIILLIGARKLIPVRQRNRSKWAKWALSSARGGSPLLYLVVLFVALLVPFVHHYSLLGYVGLYLKRLGRLSYVLATLNLFLTLRPNFLLPGYVYLDLIPLHKWLSRSLCLLALVHGVGFLVKWALDSQVSFVAKAFYNIPNLAGLVVGALMAFMVLLSVRPVRRFSYRSFYLTHIIGAWVFVFLTAYHARPGVFVPYTLLNAGLFVFYILSKTVPARGVELVSKSTDDVNNCLTRIVLPRKAMPEHFAPGSHLRISPYRRVNPLYYMLPSHPYTVASMPEDKDVELIVREHASGFHLLTGLGYTIQNHYESVPRQCLQSATRIALVCGGSGLSYALPIFRHFASEEKADQVKYLRLIWLVRDKYDVNVLGNIRSLASSVAQFDIFVTRSVPPDDTVESGSKLSPAQQQSPITDDLEFELESFGDQLDQNGALITPEIPNLPSGLASSFHFGRKLDWMTDLAQFVEREDLGSTWLVACGPKGLNDAAKLYAQQNEINLASETYAL, from the coding sequence ATGGCTATGACACTGCTGCCCCGCCACGGTAAAACGCATTTAGCCAACATTCCTTATGGCTATTATACGGCCACCGTCAGTCTTATTTTCATTATACTGCTCATAGGTGCCCGCAAGCTCATCCCAGTAAGGCAGAGGAACCGTTCAAAATGGGCGAAATGGGCCTTGAGTAGTGCCCGCGGGGGGTCGCCACTTCTGTACCTTGTGGTTCTGTTCGtcgcgctgctggtgccCTTTGTGCACCACTACAGTCTGCTGGGTTATGTGGGCTTATACCTCAAGCGCCTGGGCCGCCTGAGCTATGTCTTGGCCACACTGAACCTGTTCCTGACTCTAAGGCCAAACTTCCTACTCCCTGGTTATGTGTACCTGGACCTCATTCCCCTCCACAAGTGGCTTTCCCGCTCGCTGTGTCTGCTGGCTCTCGTGCATGGCGTCGGATTCCTGGTCAAGTGGGCACTGGACTCTCAGGTCTCATTCGTCGCCAAAGCATTCTACAACATCCCCAACTTAGCGGGTTTGGTAGTGGGAGCATTGATGGCTTTCATGGTCCTGCTATCGGTGCGGCCTGTCCGCCGTTTTTCGTACCGTTCTTTCTACCTAACGCATATCATTGGAGCGTGGgtgtttgttttcctcaCCGCCTATCATGCCCGCCCAGGAGTCTTTGTTCCCTACACTTTGCTAAACGCAGGCTTGTTTGTCTTCTACATCCTCTCCAAGACAGTTCCTGCCCGGGGCGTTGAGCTTGTTTCCAAGTCTACAGATGACGTGAACAACTGTTTGACCAGGATCGTCCTTCCCCGCAAGGCCATGCCGGAACATTTCGCACCCGGTTCCCACCTACGCATCTCCCCGTACAGGAGGGTGAATCCGTTGTACTACATGCTTCCATCCCATCCCTACACAGTTGCCAGCATGCCTGAAGACAAAGACGTAGAGCTGATTGTGCGGGAGCACGCCAGCGGATTTCATTTGCTTACAGGCTTGGGATACACAATCCAAAACCACTATGAATCAGTTCCTCGTCAATGCCTGCAAAGCGCAACCAGAATTGCCCTGGTTTGCGGTGGCAGCGGTCTCTCTTATGCGCTCCCAATCTTTAGACACTTTGCGTCGGAAGAGAAGGCCGATCAGGTTAAATATCTCAGACTTATCTGGTTGGTCCGCGATAAGTACGACGTGAACGTGTTAGGAAACATAAGATCACTGGCCTCCAGTGTAGCCCAGTTTGACATTTTCGTCACAAGAAGCGTGCCTCCGGATGACACCGTTGAGAGCGGCTCTAAACTCTCTCCTGCACAGCAGCAGTCTCCTATAACCGATGACCTAGAGTTTGAGCTAGAGTCTTTCGGCGACCAGTTAGACCAGAATGGCGCCTTGATAACGCCTGAGATTCCAAATCTCCCTTCAGGCCTTGCTTCGAGTTTCCATTTTGGCAGAAAGCTAGATTGGATGACTGACCTCGCACAATTTGTAGAAAGGGAGGACTTAGGCTCTACATGGCTAGTGGCTTGTGGACCAAAAGGTCTAAATGATGCAGCAAAGTTGTACGCCCAACAAAACGAAATTAACTTGGCCTCTGAGACATACGCGTTATAG
- a CDS encoding KLTH0H11572p (similar to uniprot|P12351 Saccharomyces cerevisiae YLR256W HAP1): MGAQMKRKRNRVPLSCTICRKRKVKCDKTRPHCQQCSKTGVAHLCHYMEQTWAEEAEKELSKESELKQLRERIKALEETLAKMHSASSNTPESASVALEEPRVFQESKLIQEPKLLQSNKYDNDELDLSRQFDMLHLKNNGTVHLGATHWLAIMKGDPYLKLLWAHIFTMREKMSEWVQHKKKGAGTSGGTHLAGRCPVIHQPAASRCPVSGATASNLGHHTKETAKCPVDHQALLSHHREDRVPESRPDSGLSGVSAREPLDSAPRCPVAHNFSGSPPGLNSRSGSEGAGSGLKCPVAHDTHGEIQPSNKVSASGPGTNGRPAPLLPSFDKLASKCPVIHDNSPPPPSGLGPNPSNVTQDQAITEICKLLPPKRIIALILDKFFKHIYPVIPILDEQSFKHQISQIVQSKDETISLRLAKSSDCCTLGILIIILRLTWLSLPQNACEVDLGPQCAAFFVPRITTSTVAQSREELLLLNFETPAETVHLVRKYLIRLDEMTSFSNSNVNLTTVQFAIFYKLYLMCCPEKTTDTQLNAFTSTSQDNEAHQMLLSSIVQMAFSCGLHRDPDNFPQLAASTKGKLNKEAISNTERLKHTWRKTWYIIVSLDVQQSISLGSPRLLRNLRDFSDTKLPCTSKIDYVRDIKELIVVKNYTLFFQIDNCIVAVLNHILNVSMAKTVRKFELDSLIEILKKLCFGGGNVSEALGKLVNKGLLFTTEGSADQSYDEFYPLPSLEEVLSPPPPSENEKDKKVNLPHEMTTRALFFSKHIMLRMLLYLLNYILFTYYEPKGEVDADTRPLAKEYAQEALNYAMDGFRNCLLFFSNSKAGEGGNGSIFNHMEVVLAPYCLDIGHRALQFMVCLILRARCGPLTGMNESPILSSGNNTSGSEDENETRSSEVKKKEDNAEIADVTKDISLDVGDELAEILISRMTLFHKLTKQVSAKYHYAKRMMKSTGFFITLLRNPSSKSQLGEKNSSGYKFQHPSIAKMTGFFKNVPSLVLSANGDQIKRCPVYQDAIGFLPRNNSVVSGPRSKPETPVQLPPFRAYQPITYLSNDLRRTSDVRNADNKRRKLTPRGSVTGSPVEEPVKQEGWRAMSPPAPNFGTPIMSPVPNSPAFRTDILPPLERLTETASPAAPNSRNNSILSGPPHGLNSPAGMSENSSVNYTPDFEDFLMQNSNFNGLMINPSSIVEAVGFDNYAHNDSSSVGAAADFLPIDTTEIDGLSEIPANPGFPVWD, from the coding sequence ATGGGAGCACAgatgaagagaaagaggaaCAGGGTTCCTCTCAGTTGTACTATCTGCAGAAAGCGGAAGGTGAAATGTGACAAAACAAGGCCACATTGTCAGCAATGCAGCAAAACCGGGGTGGCACACCTATGCCACTACATGGAGCAGACTTGGGCCGAGGAGGCAGAGAAGGAGCTATCGAAAGAATCAGAGCTCAAGCAGCTACGTGAACGAATTAAAGCGCTTGAGGAGACGTTAGCAAAAATGCACTCAGCAAGCAGTAACACGCCTGAAAGTGCGTCGGTTGCTCTCGAAGAGCCTcgtgtttttcaagagtcTAAGTTAATACAGGAGCCCAAGCTTCTGCAGAGTAATAAATACGATAATGATGAGCTAGACCTCTCGAGGCAGTTCGACATGTTGCATTTAAAAAATAACGGTACAGTTCATCTTGGGGCAACGCACTGGCTTGCCATCATGAAAGGAGATCCATACCTAAAGTTATTGTGGGCGCATATTTTTACAATGCGTGAAAAGATGTCAGAATGGGTTCAGCATAAAAAAAAGGGTGCAGGCACCTCTGGTGGAACACATCTTGCGGGCAGATGTCCTGTAATACACCAGCCTGCGGCATCGAGGTGTCCCGTGTCTGGAGCGACGGCCTCTAATTTAGGACATCACACTAAAGAAACTGCCAAGTGCCCTGTTGATCACCAGGCACTTCTATCTCATCACCGCGAAGATAGGGTACCGGAGTCACGACCGGATTCGGGTTTATCAGGCGTTTCTGCGCGAGAACCCTTAGATAGCGCACCGAGGTGTCCCGTTGCTCATAACTTCTCTGGTTCACCTCCCGGGCTTAATTCGAGAAGTGGGTCTGAGGGCGCCGGTTCTGGGCTCAAGTGTCCGGTAGCACATGATACGCATGGTGAAATTCAACCAAGTAACAAGGTATCTGCCAGCGGGCCTGGTACTAATGGACGTCCAGCTCCCCTGCTGCCGTCTTTCGACAAATTAGCATCGAAGTGTCCTGTGATACACGATAATTCTCCTCCACCGCCAAGCGGACTCGGCCCGAATCCAAGTAACGTTACTCAAGATCAAGCCATTACTGAAATATGCAAGCTTTTGCCCCCAAAGAGAATAATTGCACTGATTCTTGacaaattcttcaagcacATCTATCCCGTTATTCCTATCCTAGATGAGCAAAGCTTTAAGCACCAAATCTCTCAGATAGTGcaatcaaaagatgagACTATTTCGCTTCGGCTTGCAAAGTCCTCGGACTGTTGTACGCTGGGTATCTTGATCATCATTTTAAGACTTACATGGTTATCTCTACCGCAGAACGCTTGTGAGGTTGATCTTGGCCCACAATGTGCAGCGTTTTTCGTTCCACGCATTACTACATCCACGGTCGCACAATCTAGAGAAGAGCTATTGCTACTGAACTTTGAGACACCGGCCGAAACTGTGCATCTTGTTCGCAAGTACTTGATTAGGCTTGATGAAAtgacaagcttttcaaatagCAACGTCAACCTAACAACAGTCCAGTTTGCTATTTTTTACAAACTCTACCTTATGTGTTGCCCTGAAAAAACAACTGACACCCAGTTGAACGCCTTCACCTCAACAAGCCAGGATAATGAAGCACACCAAATGCTATTGTCGAGTATTGTGCAGATGGCATTTAGCTGCGGTTTGCATAGAGATCCCGATAATTTCCCACAGCTTGCAGCCAGTACAAAAggaaagctcaacaaggagGCGATTTCGAATACCGAAAGGCTCAAGCACACGTGGCGCAAGACGTGGTACATTATCGTATCTCTCGACGTCCAACAATCCATTTCCTTAGGGTCCCCACGTTTGTTGCGTAATTTGCGTGATTTCAGTGACACTAAGCTCCCGTGCACATCAAAAATAGACTATGTCCGTGACATCAAGGAGCTCATTGTTGTAAAGAACTATAcattgttctttcaaataGACAACTGCATTGTAGCAGTCCTAAACCATATTTTGAATGTTTCAATGGCAAAAACAGTCAGAAAGTTCGAATTAGATTCACTTAtagagattttgaagaaactgtgTTTCGGTGGCGGCAACGTCAGTGAAGCTCTCGGTAAACTTGTTAACAAGGGACTTTTGTTCACGACGGAAGGGAGTGCCGACCAGTCATACGACGAGTTTTACCCTCTACCATCTTTAGAAGAGGTTCTTTCTCCCCCACCCCCATCGGAGAATGAAAAGGACAAAAAAGTGAACTTGCCTCATGAAATGACAACTCGTGCCTTATTCTTCTCGAAACACATTATGTTGAGAATGTTACTGTACCTACTGAACTACATCTTGTTCACCTACTACGAACCTAAAGGAGAGGTCGATGCAGATACGCGTCCCTTGGCGAAGGAATATGCACAGGAGGCGCTAAATTATGCAATGGATGGTTTCCGTAACtgccttttgtttttcagtaATTCTAAAGCAGGAGAGGGAGGAAACGGATCTATTTTTAATCATATGGAAGTTGTGCTTGCTCCTTATTGTCTGGATATCGGCCACCGCGCTCTGCAATTCATGGTGTGCCTAATTTTGCGTGCTCGATGCGGCCCTCTCACTGGGATGAATGAGAGCCCTATTTTGAGCAGTGGAAATAACACGAGCGGTAGCGAAGACGAAAACGAGACAAGGAGCTCGGAAGTtaagaagaaggaagatAATGCTGAGATCGCTGATGTTACGAAAGATATAAGCCTTGATGTTGGAGATGAGCTAGCGGAGATTTTAATATCACGTATGACTCTTTTCCACAAATTGACAAAGCAGGTTTCTGCTAAATACCATTATGCTAAAAGGATGATGAAATCAACGGGCTTCTTCATTACTTTACTGAGAAATCCATCGTCTAAGTCTCAGTTAGGGGAAAAGAATTCTTCGGGCTATAAGTTCCAGCACCCAAGTATCGCCAAAATGACAggatttttcaagaatgttCCATCGCTAGTGTTATCGGCTAACGGTGACCAAATTAAAAGGTGCCCCGTGTACCAAGATGCAATAGGGTTCTTACCAAGGAACAATTCAGTCGTCTCGGGGCCCCGCAGCAAACCTGAAACACCTGTTCAACTTCCTCCATTCCGTGCCTATCAACCCATCACATATTTAAGCAATGACCTCCGTCGGACATCTGACGTGAGAAACGCAGacaacaaaagaaggaagctaACACCAAGAGGGTCAGTAACGGGCTCGCCAGTTGAGGAACCCGTTAAGCAAGAGGGCTGGAGAGCAATGTCACCTCCTGCTCCTAACTTTGGAACGCCAATCATGTCGCCAGTTCCAAACTCTCCAGCTTTCAGGACGGACATTCTCCCTCCTTTGGAGAGGCTGACGGAAACAGCGAGTCCGGCAGCTCCTAACTCAAGGAACAATAGTATATTATCCGGCCCACCACATGGGCTAAATTCACCCGCGGGGATGTCAGAAAATTCCTCTGTAAACTACACTCCCGATTTCGAAGATTTCTTAATGCAAAACTCTAACTTTAACGGGTTAATGATCAACCCATCCTCAATCGTTGAAGCTGTTGGTTTCGACAATTATGCACATAATGACAGCAGTTCCGTGGGTGCTGCCGCAGACTTTCTGCCAATCGATACTACTGAAATTGACGGTCTCAGCGAGATCCCTGCCAACCCAGGATTTCCAGTATGGGACTAA